In the Gammaproteobacteria bacterium genome, one interval contains:
- the lapB gene encoding Lipopolysaccharide assembly protein B translates to MWELLLLPVAAASGWMAARRHFNKRSVHTRRGWSSGYFQGLNYLLNEEPDKAIEVFTQIVQIDGETVEIQLALGNLFRRRGEVSRAIRLHQDIFARPDLNREQRTQALLELGQDYMRAGLFDRAESLFLELIDMDAHRVPALHYLVDIYQQEKDWEKAIAILQRLGTSTGRSVQPGIAHYFCELAEIDADKEDYPRARMLLGRALDTDPNCVRASLLENQIAARIGDYQTAIAALHRVEHQDPDFIGEIIGPLSAGYHALGMHKELDDYLQGLLGRYHNTSLIIVNAELIRTRSGDLPAIEFLTTALRQHPSVRGTKRLLTLDITHYQGMVGAHFAVINDLVGQLFADWPLYCCRHCGFTGKSLHWQCPSCKSWSTVRPIQGVEEIK, encoded by the coding sequence ATGTGGGAACTACTGCTGTTGCCGGTTGCCGCCGCCTCAGGATGGATGGCTGCTCGGCGTCACTTCAACAAACGTAGCGTCCATACTCGGCGCGGGTGGTCGTCGGGTTATTTCCAAGGGTTGAATTATCTCCTCAACGAAGAACCCGATAAGGCAATTGAGGTCTTTACTCAGATAGTACAAATTGATGGGGAGACCGTCGAGATTCAGCTCGCCCTAGGTAATCTATTCCGGCGCCGGGGCGAGGTATCCCGCGCCATTCGCTTACACCAAGACATCTTTGCCCGTCCTGATCTCAACCGCGAACAACGTACCCAGGCCCTCTTGGAGCTGGGGCAGGACTATATGCGGGCCGGCCTTTTCGACCGGGCGGAGAGTTTGTTTCTAGAGCTTATCGATATGGATGCCCATCGCGTCCCGGCATTGCACTATCTAGTGGATATCTATCAGCAGGAAAAGGATTGGGAAAAGGCCATTGCCATCTTGCAACGTTTGGGGACTTCCACCGGCCGTTCGGTACAACCAGGGATTGCCCACTATTTCTGCGAGCTAGCAGAGATTGACGCTGATAAGGAGGATTATCCCCGTGCACGGATGTTGCTAGGACGTGCCTTGGATACCGATCCCAATTGTGTTCGGGCGAGCCTCTTAGAAAATCAAATAGCAGCCCGCATTGGTGATTATCAGACTGCTATCGCCGCCTTACATCGAGTGGAACACCAGGACCCAGATTTTATCGGAGAGATTATTGGGCCACTTAGTGCTGGGTACCATGCGCTGGGAATGCACAAGGAATTGGATGATTATCTCCAAGGATTGCTAGGGCGCTACCACAATACCTCGTTAATCATCGTCAATGCCGAATTGATTAGGACCCGTTCCGGTGACCTTCCTGCCATCGAGTTTCTTACCACAGCGTTACGCCAACATCCCTCGGTACGCGGTACCAAACGACTACTCACACTTGATATAACTCACTATCAAGGTATGGTCGGTGCGCACTTTGCGGTAATTAACGATCTTGTCGGTCAGTTATTCGCTGACTGGCCCCTCTACTGTTGCCGTCATTGTGGATTCACCGGTAAATCTCTGCACTGGCAGTGCCCAAGCTGTAAATCCTGGAGCAC
- the ihfB gene encoding Integration host factor subunit beta — protein sequence MMTKSDLIDIIARKQSHLAYKDVELAVKTLIDHIAQALAMGDRVEIRGFGSFSLHYRPPRIGRNPKTGTAVPLGGKYVPHFKAGKLLRERVRSDDSVIVPARFDASDTDADTD from the coding sequence ATGATGACCAAATCCGATCTTATCGATATTATCGCGCGCAAGCAGAGCCATCTTGCCTATAAAGATGTCGAATTGGCAGTGAAAACACTTATTGATCACATCGCACAGGCGCTGGCAATGGGAGATCGAGTAGAAATTCGTGGTTTTGGTAGTTTCTCGTTGCATTATCGTCCACCACGTATTGGCCGTAATCCAAAGACAGGTACTGCTGTTCCCCTCGGCGGAAAGTACGTGCCTCACTTCAAGGCAGGTAAGCTCCTTCGGGAACGAGTCCGTTCTGACGATTCCGTCATTGTCCCTGCTCGTTTCGACGCATCCGACACCGATGCCGACACCGACTAA